A genomic segment from Methanoplanus limicola DSM 2279 encodes:
- a CDS encoding roadblock/LC7 domain-containing protein produces MNEIGPLKVKIKGYIDEIMSFNGIMACAIVTTEGQIIGKSESERAPSSFLGITAATMYASSEAACSTFHISRPGCIQVDTLNGDGRILIKSSGRKILIATVINNSADINEVRKMLIPISEKVGEDL; encoded by the coding sequence ATGAATGAAATTGGTCCGTTAAAAGTTAAAATAAAAGGCTATATTGATGAAATAATGTCATTTAATGGCATTATGGCATGTGCCATAGTGACGACAGAGGGACAGATAATCGGAAAATCGGAATCAGAAAGGGCACCTTCATCATTTCTGGGGATAACGGCTGCTACCATGTACGCTTCATCAGAGGCAGCCTGCAGTACTTTTCATATCAGCCGCCCCGGATGTATCCAGGTAGATACATTAAATGGTGATGGCAGGATATTAATTAAGAGTTCCGGGAGAAAAATATTAATCGCCACAGTTATTAACAATTCTGCCGATATTAATGAAGTCAGAAAGATGCTCATACCCATTTCAGAAAAAGTAGGGGAGGATTTGTAA
- a CDS encoding response regulator → MNTILVVDDSPMIVDVFVAMLERGGYNPVASYSGPECLDKLKDINPDLILLDIMMEPMDGWETLENIKTNPETREIPVMMLTAKQLTPEEAQEYGAYIEDYVMKPTTHRQLYDAIEYILKRREKISFGVEMAKKAGIEDQIIDEFERLSRSVDVSKRLLRILESTYSLDDDDVRVGENIERAIKSMEMSIKLQEERLEQINKLFGVDK, encoded by the coding sequence ATGAACACAATTTTAGTTGTAGATGACAGCCCTATGATAGTGGATGTTTTTGTAGCCATGCTTGAGAGGGGTGGCTATAATCCGGTTGCTTCATACAGTGGCCCCGAATGTCTTGATAAATTAAAGGATATAAATCCGGATCTGATACTTCTGGACATTATGATGGAACCCATGGATGGCTGGGAAACACTTGAAAATATCAAGACAAACCCTGAAACACGTGAAATCCCCGTCATGATGCTTACTGCAAAGCAGCTCACCCCTGAAGAGGCACAGGAATATGGTGCATACATAGAAGATTATGTTATGAAGCCGACAACTCATCGCCAGTTGTATGATGCAATTGAATATATCCTTAAAAGGCGTGAGAAGATTAGTTTTGGCGTTGAGATGGCAAAGAAGGCCGGCATTGAAGATCAGATAATTGATGAATTTGAACGCCTGAGCAGAAGTGTTGATGTATCAAAAAGGCTTCTTCGCATTCTGGAATCCACATATAGTCTTGATGATGATGATGTCAGAGTAGGAGAGAATATTGAAAGAGCAATTAAAAGTATGGAGATGTCAATAAAACTCCAAGAAGAAAGACTTGAACAGATCAATAAATTATTCGGTGTTGATAAATAA
- the minD gene encoding cell division ATPase MinD, protein MVKTYTIASGKGGTGKTTLTVNLGTIIASYGKETYIMDADMGMANLAILLGLENVPVTLHEVLAGKAPVSEAVYDGPLGVKVVPSGISLKGFQDADPEHLRDVMSEIVNHCEYLIIDAPAGISRDGVIPLAIADEVILVVNPELSSMVDALKTKILTELIGGHVMGAILNRATLENTEVSVHKIEEVLGVKVIGLIPEDPNVRRAAAYKTPIVIKYPDSSASKEIGRIAAKIAGKEYPETKSEISGDKFIDRLAKTLVKGGKK, encoded by the coding sequence ATGGTCAAAACCTATACTATTGCTTCCGGAAAAGGCGGAACGGGAAAAACAACTCTAACGGTTAACCTTGGTACAATTATTGCCTCCTATGGGAAAGAGACGTACATAATGGATGCAGATATGGGGATGGCAAACCTGGCAATTCTTCTTGGACTTGAAAATGTACCTGTAACCCTTCATGAAGTTCTTGCCGGAAAAGCGCCTGTCTCAGAGGCTGTTTATGACGGGCCACTGGGTGTAAAAGTTGTTCCGAGCGGAATATCGCTTAAAGGTTTTCAGGATGCGGATCCTGAGCATCTAAGGGATGTAATGAGTGAGATAGTAAACCACTGTGAGTATCTGATTATTGATGCACCGGCAGGTATAAGCAGAGATGGTGTAATTCCTCTGGCTATTGCAGATGAAGTTATTCTTGTTGTAAACCCTGAACTGTCATCAATGGTCGATGCCTTAAAAACAAAGATTCTGACTGAATTGATTGGTGGTCATGTAATGGGGGCTATACTGAACAGGGCAACACTTGAAAATACCGAAGTAAGCGTTCACAAAATTGAAGAAGTGCTTGGCGTAAAAGTTATTGGTCTGATACCTGAAGATCCAAACGTTCGAAGAGCAGCAGCTTATAAAACACCGATTGTTATTAAGTACCCCGATTCATCTGCTTCAAAAGAGATAGGTAGAATTGCTGCAAAGATTGCCGGGAAAGAATATCCGGAAACTAAATCCGAGATTTCCGGAGATAAATTTATTGACAGACTTGCAAAAACATTAGTTAAAGGCGGTAAAAAATGA
- a CDS encoding SPFH domain-containing protein encodes MALIGLDNIFLTIILVLAIVLIFAKGVVIVQPYEQALQIRLGQYIGRLNPGFRWVIPFITEIVKIDLRTQVMDVPQQEVITKDNSPTNVDAIVYTRVVDPEKSYFEVSNYRMATLALAQTSLRGIIGDLELDEVLYNRDLINNRLRDSLDRETDQWGVKVERVEIREVDPVGAVKQAMTEQTAAERERRAAILRADGEKRSAILSAEGKRQSMILEAEGDRQSKILRAEGDRKSRILQAQGEAQGLRILALGSRPLDKKAITVLSLDALKQMSDGQATKIIFPFEISSLIKQSAKFLGAEDEELKDEDWKNVSLDESILGSMAGDEDVEDAAKTVQRIENKIEDLSDVSVKDIKDLDEK; translated from the coding sequence ATGGCTCTTATTGGTTTAGACAATATATTTCTGACAATAATTCTCGTTCTTGCAATTGTTCTTATATTTGCAAAGGGCGTTGTAATCGTTCAGCCGTACGAACAGGCCCTCCAGATTCGTCTGGGGCAGTATATAGGCAGGCTAAATCCGGGATTTCGGTGGGTCATACCATTCATCACGGAAATTGTAAAGATTGACCTTAGAACGCAGGTGATGGATGTACCACAGCAGGAAGTGATTACAAAGGATAATTCACCCACCAATGTGGATGCAATTGTATATACGAGAGTGGTTGACCCTGAAAAATCTTATTTTGAGGTGTCAAATTACCGGATGGCAACCCTCGCACTGGCACAGACAAGCTTAAGAGGTATAATAGGGGATCTCGAACTTGATGAGGTCCTTTATAACAGGGATCTCATCAACAACCGCCTGCGCGACTCTCTTGACAGGGAGACTGACCAGTGGGGTGTCAAGGTTGAGAGGGTGGAGATAAGGGAAGTTGATCCTGTCGGCGCGGTAAAACAGGCGATGACGGAGCAGACAGCAGCAGAAAGGGAGAGGAGAGCTGCAATCCTGCGTGCAGACGGTGAGAAGAGGTCTGCAATTCTCTCTGCCGAAGGAAAGAGGCAGTCGATGATACTGGAGGCGGAAGGTGACAGGCAGAGTAAAATTCTGCGGGCCGAAGGTGACCGCAAATCAAGAATACTCCAGGCACAGGGTGAGGCGCAGGGACTAAGAATTCTTGCGCTTGGTTCGCGGCCGCTTGACAAAAAGGCAATAACTGTCCTTTCCCTTGATGCCTTAAAGCAGATGTCAGACGGTCAGGCCACCAAGATCATATTTCCGTTTGAGATTTCAAGTCTTATTAAACAGAGCGCGAAGTTTCTCGGCGCCGAGGATGAAGAGCTGAAAGATGAGGACTGGAAAAATGTCAGCCTTGACGAATCAATCCTTGGAAGTATGGCCGGGGATGAGGATGTTGAGGATGCCGCAAAGACTGTACAGAGAATTGAGAACAAAATCGAAGATCTAAGTGATGTCAGTGTAAAGGACATCAAAGATCTGGATGAAAAATAA
- a CDS encoding damage-control phosphatase ARMT1 family protein, translating to MKMNKTCFNCLLGRVEYECRLSTDDDRLIEETADKCENLLLEHINDDNPSPQISSMIHRLVCECISDSDPYREIKSEDNNTALNVLEDVKGRLSGFRDICLGTIIANTLDHGSVEHKVSDDFSSFFMEEFRKGLSIDDTNEASGLCSKIVYLCDNCGEIVFDRYLIEYLKNNGSYITVVVRGSPIINDATMEDALSIGLDKISDRLLTNTKDIAELGVNLDILPQDVKAAIDDATLIISKGMANYESLSEHKKTEKLPPVLYLMMVKCQPIAEDIGVDKGSRIAMLVK from the coding sequence ATGAAGATGAATAAAACCTGTTTTAACTGCCTTCTTGGAAGAGTTGAATATGAATGCAGACTTTCAACAGATGATGACAGACTTATCGAAGAAACTGCAGATAAATGTGAGAATCTGCTGTTAGAACATATTAATGACGATAATCCGTCACCACAGATCTCCAGCATGATTCACAGGCTTGTCTGTGAGTGCATATCTGACAGTGACCCTTACAGGGAAATAAAATCTGAAGACAATAACACTGCTTTAAATGTTCTTGAAGATGTAAAGGGGAGATTATCAGGTTTCCGGGACATCTGCCTTGGAACAATCATTGCAAATACCCTTGATCACGGTTCGGTGGAGCACAAAGTTTCAGATGATTTCAGTTCTTTCTTCATGGAAGAATTCAGGAAAGGTCTTTCAATAGACGATACAAATGAAGCATCCGGTTTATGCAGCAAAATTGTTTATCTCTGTGATAACTGTGGGGAGATAGTTTTTGACCGATATCTTATAGAATATCTTAAAAATAACGGTTCATACATCACAGTTGTGGTAAGGGGTAGTCCAATAATAAACGATGCTACAATGGAAGATGCCCTAAGTATCGGACTTGATAAAATTTCAGACAGATTACTCACAAATACTAAAGATATAGCAGAACTCGGAGTTAACCTGGATATACTGCCGCAGGATGTTAAAGCTGCAATAGATGATGCAACCCTCATAATCTCTAAGGGAATGGCAAATTATGAATCCTTAAGTGAACATAAAAAGACAGAAAAACTTCCGCCAGTTCTATATCTTATGATGGTCAAATGCCAGCCGATTGCAGAAGATATCGGTGTTGATAAGGGTTCACGCATTGCGATGCTTGTTAAATAG
- a CDS encoding 4Fe-4S binding protein encodes MIKVRREVCGYCGACVSVCPKGALELVDAYLSVDYDNCKNCNICVKVCPLGALEVADEE; translated from the coding sequence ATGATCAAAGTAAGAAGAGAGGTCTGTGGATATTGCGGTGCCTGTGTTTCTGTCTGCCCAAAAGGAGCACTCGAACTTGTTGATGCTTACCTTTCAGTTGATTATGATAACTGCAAAAATTGCAATATTTGTGTGAAAGTCTGCCCCCTTGGCGCTCTGGAGGTGGCCGATGAAGAGTGA
- a CDS encoding cobalt-precorrin-4/precorrin-4 C(11)-methyltransferase → MPKIYIVGAGCGDPGLITVKGKDLLDKADLLVYAGSLVNPELVKNCPAEEKYDSWGMKLEEMTEIMAKAAIEGKTVVRLHSGDPALYGAIVEQCALLKAKGVDAERVPGVSSMFGAAAALETQLTLRGVSESVIITRPAGNTLDKDKIAEMSALGETMVIFLGTEHMEDILSRVRCPPETPAAVVYRATWPDQIVVKGTVADIAEKARAEGIERTSLIIIGDVVKACNSEYINSHLYG, encoded by the coding sequence ATGCCTAAAATATACATTGTCGGTGCCGGATGTGGTGATCCTGGCCTTATAACCGTTAAAGGAAAGGATCTCCTTGATAAGGCAGATCTTTTAGTTTATGCCGGGTCGCTTGTTAATCCGGAACTGGTAAAGAACTGCCCTGCGGAGGAAAAATATGACAGCTGGGGCATGAAGCTTGAAGAGATGACTGAGATTATGGCAAAAGCTGCAATTGAGGGTAAAACAGTAGTCAGGCTGCATTCCGGAGATCCTGCTCTGTATGGTGCAATTGTTGAGCAGTGTGCACTCCTTAAGGCTAAAGGCGTTGATGCTGAGAGGGTGCCGGGTGTATCTTCAATGTTTGGCGCCGCGGCAGCACTTGAGACTCAGCTTACCTTAAGAGGAGTGTCTGAATCTGTAATTATCACCCGTCCGGCAGGAAATACCCTTGATAAAGACAAGATTGCAGAGATGTCTGCACTTGGTGAGACTATGGTCATATTCCTTGGTACAGAGCATATGGAGGATATACTGTCGAGGGTCAGGTGTCCGCCGGAAACACCCGCAGCAGTTGTTTACAGGGCAACCTGGCCGGACCAGATTGTGGTTAAGGGAACTGTCGCGGATATCGCTGAAAAGGCAAGGGCAGAGGGTATAGAGAGAACTTCACTGATTATTATCGGTGATGTCGTTAAAGCCTGCAATTCAGAATACATCAATTCACACCTTTACGGATGA
- a CDS encoding NfeD family protein translates to MDIIAIGWILIVIGVLMLLIEAFNPGFFIAVPGTTLIIIGIISLLFPELFDTSLIIVIGIIVALLSAGISVMIYSRIATDSRSPFTASKDSLIGKTGIATKEISADSISGKVTIENVDWSATTQGRSIPAGKKVKVIHSEGVHVTVEEI, encoded by the coding sequence ATGGATATAATTGCCATTGGATGGATTCTGATAGTAATCGGTGTCCTCATGCTGCTTATTGAGGCTTTTAATCCGGGATTTTTCATCGCAGTGCCCGGAACAACCCTGATAATAATCGGAATCATCTCACTTCTGTTTCCTGAACTATTTGACACATCTCTGATTATTGTGATCGGGATAATTGTTGCTCTCCTGTCTGCCGGAATTTCGGTGATGATATACAGCAGAATTGCTACTGACAGCAGGTCCCCGTTTACTGCCAGTAAAGATTCACTGATTGGAAAGACCGGAATTGCTACAAAGGAGATCAGTGCTGATTCAATATCCGGAAAAGTTACAATAGAAAATGTTGACTGGAGTGCAACAACGCAAGGTAGGAGTATTCCTGCCGGAAAGAAGGTCAAAGTCATTCATTCGGAAGGAGTGCATGTGACCGTTGAGGAGATTTAA
- a CDS encoding site-2 protease family protein, whose protein sequence is MIAVFLVALYFLIAGYIKKNNLWEDHIRFYGPILALKTDNVGFFDKFLPYSRFLKLYGTAGAVMVVIVSLLFSVLMIFSFQKTLASPPAPTGIYEPQNILAIPGINEFLPLSFAVIIAFIVTLVVHEFGHGILARIEGMRVESTGVLFFVIPIGAFVEPCEEDVEKASGRSRIRMFGAGITNNLVVALIAFLLLALFMGMAHPVDAPYVKAVYAGYPADDSGLLPNSLIISVNDIDVTSREDVTSIMSGTKPGDTVSVTSVHEGMTSTNNLKLTEWPEEYGDKNSGFMGVSYYDSSRAKELSDKYIRSPLGPLLLVYVPINAVIDGDSLGLGILAFDSPDTVAWSEPFYGYWQLIQILFWLFWFNFAVATFNALPLIPLDGGYIMQEGVKNFFAARNKERYADYIVSGISWLMIFIIVSLIMIPYIASF, encoded by the coding sequence TTGATTGCAGTTTTTTTGGTTGCACTATACTTTTTAATAGCGGGTTATATTAAGAAAAATAATCTCTGGGAAGATCATATCAGATTTTATGGACCAATACTTGCTCTGAAGACCGACAATGTTGGTTTTTTTGATAAATTCCTGCCATACTCAAGATTTCTGAAACTATACGGTACTGCGGGTGCGGTAATGGTAGTCATCGTATCCCTGCTGTTTTCAGTGCTGATGATCTTTTCATTCCAGAAGACGCTCGCCTCCCCGCCTGCGCCTACAGGGATTTATGAACCGCAGAATATTCTTGCAATTCCTGGAATAAATGAATTTCTTCCCCTGAGTTTTGCAGTAATTATAGCCTTTATTGTAACTCTCGTAGTCCATGAGTTTGGGCATGGAATACTTGCAAGAATTGAAGGTATGCGGGTTGAAAGTACCGGAGTATTGTTTTTTGTAATTCCTATTGGTGCTTTTGTTGAACCATGTGAAGAAGATGTTGAAAAAGCCAGCGGCAGGTCAAGAATAAGGATGTTTGGTGCAGGGATAACCAATAATCTCGTAGTTGCACTTATTGCATTTCTGCTCCTGGCACTCTTCATGGGCATGGCACACCCGGTTGATGCACCGTATGTGAAGGCTGTTTATGCCGGTTATCCTGCCGATGATTCGGGTCTTTTGCCCAACTCACTGATAATATCTGTAAATGACATTGATGTCACTTCAAGAGAGGATGTTACATCTATAATGTCGGGCACAAAACCCGGAGATACTGTTTCAGTTACATCAGTTCATGAAGGAATGACCAGTACAAATAATCTGAAACTTACAGAATGGCCGGAGGAATACGGAGATAAAAATTCAGGTTTCATGGGAGTCTCTTATTACGATTCTTCCAGAGCAAAAGAACTGTCGGATAAATATATCAGATCTCCCTTAGGGCCGCTTTTACTCGTATATGTGCCGATAAATGCCGTAATTGACGGTGACAGTCTCGGACTTGGCATACTTGCATTTGATTCACCCGACACAGTTGCATGGAGCGAACCTTTCTACGGCTACTGGCAGTTAATTCAGATATTATTCTGGCTTTTCTGGTTTAATTTTGCAGTGGCAACATTCAACGCCCTGCCGCTGATTCCTCTGGATGGCGGATATATTATGCAGGAAGGTGTTAAAAACTTTTTTGCAGCCAGAAACAAGGAGAGATATGCGGACTATATCGTATCGGGGATAAGCTGGCTCATGATATTTATCATAGTGTCGCTGATTATGATACCATATATTGCTTCGTTTTAA
- a CDS encoding bifunctional cobalt-precorrin-7 (C(5))-methyltransferase/cobalt-precorrin-6B (C(15))-methyltransferase, which produces MKLTGGPTQDEIMAISMQKLGLLKDDIFADIGCGTGKISIEASKMCKKVIAIDKREEAIRYAGREIEESSAENICLIKGEAGKTLLEIDYLDCAFLGGSVNIEAVLDRLNEIVQRRIVVNAVMLETVSKTVNKMKELDIFEEAVYVQVTKSCDIAAGIMFKPINPVYIISGSVNK; this is translated from the coding sequence ATGAAACTTACCGGTGGTCCGACTCAGGATGAGATAATGGCTATATCCATGCAGAAGCTCGGACTTTTGAAGGATGATATTTTTGCAGACATTGGATGCGGAACCGGCAAAATATCAATTGAAGCCTCTAAAATGTGTAAAAAAGTTATTGCAATTGATAAGAGAGAAGAAGCAATAAGGTATGCCGGACGGGAAATTGAAGAATCCTCAGCGGAAAATATCTGTCTCATAAAAGGTGAAGCAGGAAAAACTCTTCTGGAGATTGATTATCTTGACTGCGCCTTCCTTGGAGGTTCGGTTAACATTGAGGCAGTTCTTGACAGACTTAATGAAATTGTGCAGCGCAGAATTGTTGTTAATGCTGTTATGCTTGAGACGGTCAGTAAAACTGTTAATAAGATGAAAGAACTTGATATATTTGAAGAGGCAGTATATGTTCAGGTTACTAAATCCTGTGATATTGCCGCCGGAATAATGTTTAAGCCTATAAATCCGGTTTACATAATTTCAGGGAGTGTGAACAAGTAA
- a CDS encoding DNA-directed RNA polymerase subunit H, with protein MSTKYSVLKHVMVPDHQVMSEEEVNELMSFYRITRDQLPKIYHDDPSISDIRDENNKKIDVKINNVIRIIRESQTAGRAEAYRLVVKRPKK; from the coding sequence ATGAGCACCAAATATTCTGTATTAAAACACGTGATGGTTCCGGACCATCAGGTTATGAGCGAGGAGGAAGTAAATGAACTTATGTCCTTCTACAGGATCACCCGTGATCAACTGCCAAAAATTTACCATGACGACCCTTCCATTAGTGATATCAGGGATGAAAATAACAAGAAAATTGATGTAAAAATCAATAACGTAATTCGTATTATTCGTGAAAGTCAGACTGCGGGCAGGGCAGAAGCGTATCGTCTGGTCGTAAAACGGCCTAAGAAATAA
- the rnhB gene encoding ribonuclease HII, which produces MICGIDEAGKGSVIGPMVIGGISGVKLSDFEERGFADSKKLSPKRRESLYGELTREFKTSVIVISAPDIDQKRETMSMNDIVAHGHASVIKQLSAGTAYVDACDVNEARYGNKIADLLDNKVTVYSKHKADNIYPVVAAASIVAKVTRDRLIKELSEVYGTIGSGYPSDPVTISYLEGYIRENKEAPDIARKSWKTVSNIIERGKQRSIFEF; this is translated from the coding sequence GTGATCTGCGGCATCGATGAAGCGGGAAAAGGTTCAGTTATCGGCCCGATGGTAATTGGCGGAATAAGCGGCGTAAAATTATCAGACTTTGAAGAGAGAGGTTTTGCAGACTCAAAAAAACTTTCTCCAAAGAGAAGGGAGAGCCTTTATGGGGAGCTGACAAGAGAATTTAAAACTTCAGTAATTGTTATCTCAGCGCCGGATATTGATCAGAAAAGAGAAACAATGTCAATGAACGATATCGTAGCGCACGGACATGCCTCAGTAATTAAGCAGCTATCTGCCGGCACTGCTTATGTAGACGCCTGTGATGTCAATGAGGCAAGGTACGGAAATAAGATAGCTGATCTTCTGGACAATAAAGTAACAGTATATTCAAAACATAAAGCAGACAATATTTATCCGGTTGTTGCCGCAGCCTCGATAGTCGCCAAGGTAACAAGGGACAGACTGATAAAAGAATTATCTGAAGTTTACGGGACAATAGGCAGTGGTTATCCGTCAGACCCTGTTACGATCTCATATCTGGAGGGTTATATCCGGGAAAACAAAGAAGCACCGGATATTGCAAGAAAAAGCTGGAAGACAGTCTCTAACATTATCGAACGGGGAAAACAAAGAAGTATTTTTGAATTTTAA
- a CDS encoding potassium channel family protein has protein sequence MYIIVIGLGGIGRSLAAVAAQHGDSVVVIDKDEERCNEILEHYDVLAITGNSTDKSILEDAGIDRADALVTTTSDDAVNLMTCWLAKRFNVKNLVSIVNQIEHSELFKEVGVRISENPDELVANRLYYWSENPNMEQLAAIPGGIIFEIAVDKDAPFVNHEIKELNVKDFVFIAIIRQGKDIIIPNGSVRIRPNDNIIVFSKKEAEEECLKILNKQLKAPNKKPAGRK, from the coding sequence ATGTATATCATAGTGATTGGTCTTGGCGGAATAGGAAGAAGCCTTGCAGCAGTAGCTGCACAGCACGGTGACAGTGTTGTCGTTATTGATAAGGATGAGGAAAGATGCAATGAGATACTTGAACACTATGATGTCCTTGCAATAACGGGCAATTCAACAGATAAATCTATTCTTGAGGATGCAGGTATAGACAGGGCAGATGCCCTTGTTACAACGACCAGTGACGATGCAGTTAATCTGATGACATGCTGGCTTGCAAAGAGATTCAATGTTAAAAATCTTGTATCTATAGTTAACCAGATAGAGCATTCAGAACTCTTTAAGGAAGTTGGTGTAAGAATAAGCGAAAATCCTGACGAACTTGTTGCGAATCGGCTTTATTACTGGTCAGAAAATCCAAACATGGAGCAGCTGGCCGCAATTCCCGGAGGGATAATCTTTGAGATTGCAGTAGATAAAGATGCTCCGTTTGTTAACCATGAAATTAAAGAATTAAACGTTAAGGATTTTGTTTTTATTGCAATCATCAGGCAGGGTAAGGATATAATAATTCCAAACGGAAGCGTAAGAATCAGGCCAAATGATAATATCATAGTTTTTTCGAAGAAGGAAGCAGAAGAAGAATGTCTAAAAATTCTGAACAAGCAGCTTAAAGCACCAAATAAAAAGCCTGCCGGAAGGAAATGA
- a CDS encoding NAD(P)/FAD-dependent oxidoreductase: MKSEYDVLIIGGGPGGALAAKTAAEKGLSVALAEKRPAIGAPVRCAEGIGEDLICEFFDEIDPKWISAKIEGAKLIAPDGSYFYLNPEMAGNEVGFVLDRKFFDRDLIWQAVHAGAEIFVKARAVGAIVENGVVCGAKIEYNGEVREVRAKITIAADGVESKFTRWCGIDTTVPLREMETCAQYLMTDINIEPNITVFHVGREIAPEGYLWIFPKGHRSANVGIGISGTQSGDGQRAKDYLDRYVSENFPEGKIIEQIAGGVSVCEPLECTVSDGLMIIGDAARISDPMTGGGIYNAMYTGRLAAEVASKCIESGDLSKEALMEYDSVWRDSKMGRALERNYQMKEIFVKLTDKQLNAILTSVKNLKMADFSTLSLVKEIVKLNPKLIKDLTGLKKYFE, from the coding sequence ATGAAGAGTGAATATGATGTTTTAATAATCGGAGGAGGTCCCGGTGGCGCCCTTGCTGCAAAAACTGCCGCAGAAAAGGGTCTTTCCGTAGCCCTTGCCGAAAAACGCCCTGCAATTGGTGCCCCTGTGAGGTGCGCAGAGGGAATAGGCGAGGATTTAATCTGCGAATTTTTTGATGAAATTGATCCTAAATGGATCTCTGCAAAGATAGAAGGAGCAAAACTCATTGCACCAGATGGATCATATTTCTACTTAAATCCGGAAATGGCCGGCAATGAAGTGGGATTTGTTCTTGACAGGAAATTTTTTGACCGGGATCTTATCTGGCAGGCAGTACATGCCGGCGCAGAGATATTTGTAAAGGCAAGGGCCGTTGGTGCTATTGTTGAAAATGGCGTTGTATGCGGTGCAAAAATAGAGTACAATGGCGAGGTTCGGGAAGTCAGAGCAAAGATTACAATTGCCGCTGACGGAGTAGAATCAAAATTCACACGCTGGTGCGGAATTGATACGACAGTGCCTCTGCGCGAAATGGAAACCTGCGCACAGTATCTGATGACTGATATTAACATCGAACCCAATATTACTGTATTTCATGTCGGAAGAGAGATCGCACCAGAAGGATATCTGTGGATCTTTCCAAAAGGGCACCGCTCTGCAAATGTAGGTATTGGTATTTCCGGCACGCAGTCAGGAGACGGGCAGCGCGCAAAGGATTATCTCGACAGATATGTCAGTGAAAACTTCCCCGAAGGAAAGATTATTGAACAGATCGCAGGAGGAGTTTCAGTCTGTGAACCTCTGGAATGTACTGTGTCTGACGGTCTGATGATCATTGGGGACGCTGCAAGGATAAGCGATCCTATGACAGGCGGCGGGATCTACAATGCGATGTATACCGGACGTCTGGCAGCTGAAGTTGCTTCAAAGTGTATTGAATCAGGCGACCTTTCAAAAGAGGCACTCATGGAATATGATTCTGTGTGGCGCGATTCAAAGATGGGCAGGGCACTTGAACGTAATTATCAGATGAAAGAGATATTTGTAAAATTGACCGATAAACAGCTTAATGCAATTCTTACTTCGGTAAAAAATCTTAAAATGGCAGATTTTTCCACACTTTCACTTGTTAAAGAAATTGTGAAGTTAAATCCCAAACTTATCAAGGACCTTACCGGCCTTAAAAAATATTTTGAATAA
- a CDS encoding cobalt-factor II C(20)-methyltransferase codes for MLVAVGIGPGDPELLTIKAVNLIKKADAVFVPGKVAKEIISPYRKDVTVLSFPMTDDEDYISRCIHENTEIIAPVAEEGLAVFCILGDPNFYGTFGRLCSVLKKTHPKISFDTVPGISSITAFASATGIAINGGVEISDGSEINSKLMLKVRKPKDMSVKLKAEGYNEFILAEKIFMNEQNIFRNGDIPDESPYFSILFARKNNPAEKRSG; via the coding sequence ATGCTTGTTGCAGTCGGAATAGGTCCCGGAGATCCGGAGTTGCTGACTATAAAAGCAGTAAACCTGATTAAAAAAGCTGATGCGGTATTTGTACCCGGTAAAGTTGCAAAGGAGATCATCTCACCATACAGAAAAGACGTAACAGTGCTTTCTTTTCCTATGACCGATGATGAGGATTACATCAGCAGGTGTATCCATGAAAATACAGAAATAATTGCTCCTGTTGCTGAAGAAGGTCTTGCAGTATTCTGCATACTTGGTGATCCCAATTTTTACGGGACATTTGGCCGGCTATGTTCAGTACTGAAAAAGACCCATCCAAAAATCTCTTTTGATACCGTTCCGGGTATAAGTTCAATTACAGCTTTTGCATCAGCCACAGGCATAGCTATTAACGGCGGAGTCGAGATCTCAGACGGGTCAGAGATCAATTCTAAGTTAATGCTTAAGGTAAGAAAACCAAAAGATATGTCTGTTAAACTTAAGGCTGAAGGATATAACGAGTTTATTCTTGCAGAGAAGATATTTATGAATGAGCAGAATATTTTCAGAAATGGTGATATTCCCGATGAAAGTCCGTATTTCAGTATTCTTTTTGCCCGGAAAAATAATCCGGCCGAAAAGAGGTCCGGATAA